Within Desulfolithobacter dissulfuricans, the genomic segment ACGGTCCTGGTGTTGCCTGGTTTCCCATGCTGGAGGGTGCGGGGGTTGAGCCAGGATTTTTTTTCCTGTGTCCCGGCTCCGGCCCTGGGCGGAACCATGAGAGTGGCGGCCGCGGCGGCCGAACCGGCCAGCAGCTCCCGGCGGGAGAAGGAAGTTTTTTGTTGTTGCATGTTTCGTTTACTGCTCACGGGGTCCTCCTGCTTGCCTGGCGATGGGGGATGTAGCGTACCGCCGCTCCGTCGGTCCGGTCGGAATCCCGGAGCGTGAGTTGCGGGGCCCTGAGACAACGGGCGAATTCTCCCGCCGGTCTCAGGAGATCACCGAACAGCCGGGCTCCGGAGCTGCAGGCTTCCACACAGGAGGGAACACCACCGGCCACAAGACGGTCCAGGCAGAAGTCACACTTGTCCACCCTGTTGCCGTGGGCCGGGTCGGCAAACCGGGCCCCGTAGGGACAGGCTTCGATGCAGTCGCCGCATCCGTCGCACCTGGACCAGTCGGTAACCACCACGCCGTTGTCGAGATGGAAGGTGGCCTGGCGATCGCAGGCGGCCACGCAGGACGGGTCCTCGCACTGGTTGCACTGGATGGGGGTAAAGAGCAGGCCGCGCCCCCGGGCAAAGACCTCCTCCCGGATCAGAATACGGGTGTTGAACTGGTTCCTGGCGGTGTGGTTCCGGTTTTTGCAGGCAATGACACAGGACTGGCAGCCGGTACAGCGGTTGAGGTCGATGATCATGCCCCAGCGTACCGGTTGCTCCCTGTTCCGGTCCTGCCCTGCCAGGACTGGCTTGAGCCCGGCCGCGCCCAGGAGCAGGGCGCCGCTCTGGACTAGGAACTTTCTCCTTTCTTCCATCTCGTTCCTCCTCGTGGTGCTCACGGGAAACGGACTTGCTGTCCAGGCCGGGGCGGAAATCCCGGCCTGGCACCATCTAATCCTGGGTATAGGTGAACTTGTAGGCAAAGGAGCCCGGATCGAGCCAGTCCAGCGGCGTCCCGTTCACTTCGGCGTACGGATAGCCAAAGGTGTTGAGCGGGCCGGCCTGCTGGCGCGGGTTGAGGACGAGATCCCGGCCCACGGCCAGCTGGACCCGGTACGGATCCCAGGCGCCCCAGAAATACTGGCGGTACTCGGTGGTTTTCGGATCATCCAGCGACAGGTTTTCCTTGAGCATCATTTTGCGGACATCGGCCGGATCCACCGGCACCCAGCCGTAGCCCGGCAGGTAGAACTCGGCCCAGCAATGCTGCCAGGTGGTGATGTCCTGCAGCGGTTTTTTGCCCATGCGGATCCCCAGGATCTCGCGGGCCGGCACCTCGGCAGCCCGGGCCAAAGCGACAAAGACCGAGTGGATGTCGGTGCATTTTCCGCCAGGCTTTTGGAGCAGGCTGCAGACATCGCCCTTGCCGCAGCCCCGGGTGCTGGGATCCCGGTACATGTTTTCACAGGTCCAGTCATAGATCGCCTTGGCCTTGGCCAGGATCGTGGTCTTGCCCCGGGTTATTTTGTCGGCCAGCGCCTTGACCGACCCGGTAATGG encodes:
- a CDS encoding 4Fe-4S dicluster domain-containing protein; this translates as MEERRKFLVQSGALLLGAAGLKPVLAGQDRNREQPVRWGMIIDLNRCTGCQSCVIACKNRNHTARNQFNTRILIREEVFARGRGLLFTPIQCNQCEDPSCVAACDRQATFHLDNGVVVTDWSRCDGCGDCIEACPYGARFADPAHGNRVDKCDFCLDRLVAGGVPSCVEACSSGARLFGDLLRPAGEFARCLRAPQLTLRDSDRTDGAAVRYIPHRQASRRTP
- a CDS encoding transglutaminase-like domain-containing protein, which gives rise to MKKLLVLLTMSILFLPALASATTASGTIVMEFNLSHHPANQEVRLWIPYPVSDQNQLITDIKVEGDFAESAVYTDQKFKTPILYARWKPGEDARHLTLSFHAVRKEVVKRDFPAREPCWDRTAFQQWLQPTSLGPITGSVKALADKITRGKTTILAKAKAIYDWTCENMYRDPSTRGCGKGDVCSLLQKPGGKCTDIHSVFVALARAAEVPAREILGIRMGKKPLQDITTWQHCWAEFYLPGYGWVPVDPADVRKMMLKENLSLDDPKTTEYRQYFWGAWDPYRVQLAVGRDLVLNPRQQAGPLNTFGYPYAEVNGTPLDWLDPGSFAYKFTYTQD